In Isoptericola jiangsuensis, the following proteins share a genomic window:
- a CDS encoding TadE/TadG family type IV pilus assembly protein yields the protein MARGHPRHGARHARRRHRAGERGSVALEVAIVMPVVLTLFFLGLQAALLYMGRTAALAAAQEGAQVAAGESGTIAGGIAAAQGLADASTMVLESMSVTGVKTATEAHMTVSVRVASLVPGWQPQVTASVAMPVEEVTG from the coding sequence GTGGCCAGAGGGCACCCCCGCCACGGGGCTCGCCACGCTCGACGCCGCCACCGGGCGGGTGAGCGGGGCTCCGTCGCGCTCGAGGTCGCCATCGTCATGCCCGTCGTGCTCACGCTGTTCTTCCTCGGGCTCCAGGCCGCGCTGCTGTACATGGGGCGGACGGCGGCATTGGCCGCCGCCCAGGAGGGCGCCCAGGTCGCCGCGGGGGAGTCCGGGACCATCGCCGGTGGGATCGCCGCGGCCCAAGGGCTCGCCGACGCCTCCACGATGGTCCTGGAATCGATGTCGGTCACCGGCGTAAAGACGGCCACGGAGGCGCACATGACCGTCTCCGTCCGGGTCGCTTCCCTGGTGCCGGGCTGGCAGCCGCAGGTCACGGCCTCGGTCGCGATGCCCGTGGAAGAGGTGACCGGATGA
- a CDS encoding LysM peptidoglycan-binding domain-containing protein, with protein sequence MNALRRRLLGLAALAAILAIVVGLPIVLLAVGANPFAEGVSWTDLNRPDDGSLALAVIKMIAWIAWVILTVALLVEVFAQLRGIRAPRLPGLAVPQGWAQGLVGAAVALFAAAGPVASSATAVPLATVEPAVVGADIDRSAATGSARSQSDAKERAETATVAYRVQPNDSLWAIAEKHLGDGHRYTELVDLNADLLGGKADFLEPGWVLTLPAAPESPAATSPRTVTVQPGDSLSSIAAAELGDSQRYREIFDASTSVVQPDGTRLNDPDLIHPGWTLVIPTETKDGGEPVSAQAPEKPQPEAPVAAQPTPEPALPVVTGDAQDPEAVEAGQASAIDDVDEPESDDTWRVATGSGIGSILAAAAIAVVARRRGTQQRRRRPGQSIPMPEGSAADLEQELRMAADELAVQTVDDALRGLARQCSDAGEPLPGVRAVRLTVDRFELYLEEPERLPAPWRDLGDGAIWALDAGTALTPMDSDGVIPAPYPALVTIGHDDDAGHIFLNLERIGSLGVTGTEADARAIIAALTLELATSVWADDLQVTVVGWFSDVEGVLRSGRIRWVPTIDRLLDQLGERADVDRQAIADAGVRDLSAARAAGLVPDAWTPEIVVVADFMTETQKSALATLTAQGPRVAIAAITSGVSVGQWTVRTSPGTTRATLDPIDMPLTPQRLALEQYDDLLGLVALADPSDLHGDGDLEPSVAQVEALAHMPASDPDGDDDGAPDRDGTAPATLSAPRLVVLGPVDLIGAAGTVEDSRKARLLELAAYLALHPNATAPAIDDALWPDRRSEDNLNTRNTATSKLRRWVGQDEAGLDYLPRHTGGSGYGFAEDVTSDVGDWDALIAGDPLNASTEHLDAALQLVRGFPFEGTHRRRYAWSEPIRQRLVSEIVDASYALTKHRLMEGRWRAAEAAVVVGLLVDPAQEALWRLRILAAHESRNPVAEAEAIDRLLAITEALDADLEPETEQLLAELKSPGGPNKTQLRAL encoded by the coding sequence GTGAACGCGCTGCGTCGTCGCTTGCTCGGCCTGGCCGCACTGGCCGCGATCCTCGCGATCGTCGTCGGTCTGCCGATCGTTCTGCTCGCCGTCGGAGCCAACCCGTTCGCCGAGGGCGTCTCCTGGACCGATCTGAACCGGCCCGACGACGGCTCTCTCGCCTTGGCCGTCATCAAGATGATCGCGTGGATCGCCTGGGTGATCCTCACGGTGGCGCTGCTCGTCGAGGTCTTCGCTCAACTGCGCGGTATCCGTGCCCCACGCCTGCCGGGACTCGCGGTGCCGCAGGGCTGGGCGCAGGGCCTGGTCGGTGCTGCTGTCGCGCTGTTCGCTGCGGCGGGTCCGGTCGCCTCCTCGGCAACCGCGGTCCCCCTCGCCACGGTCGAGCCTGCCGTGGTCGGCGCCGACATCGATCGCTCTGCTGCGACAGGTTCGGCCCGTTCGCAGAGTGATGCGAAGGAACGGGCGGAGACGGCAACCGTCGCGTACAGGGTGCAACCGAACGACTCCCTGTGGGCGATCGCGGAGAAGCATCTCGGGGACGGTCACCGGTACACCGAGCTCGTCGACCTCAACGCCGACCTCCTCGGCGGCAAGGCCGACTTCCTTGAACCCGGCTGGGTCCTCACGCTCCCCGCAGCACCCGAGTCTCCCGCCGCGACATCACCGCGCACGGTGACTGTCCAGCCCGGTGACTCCCTGTCCTCGATCGCCGCCGCGGAGCTCGGCGACTCCCAGAGATACCGCGAGATCTTCGACGCGTCGACAAGCGTCGTCCAACCCGACGGCACCCGTCTGAACGACCCGGACCTCATCCATCCCGGCTGGACGCTCGTCATCCCCACCGAGACTAAGGATGGCGGCGAACCAGTCTCGGCGCAGGCACCGGAGAAGCCGCAGCCTGAGGCACCTGTCGCCGCGCAGCCCACCCCTGAGCCCGCGCTGCCGGTCGTCACGGGGGACGCGCAGGACCCCGAAGCCGTCGAAGCCGGCCAGGCCTCGGCGATCGACGACGTCGATGAGCCAGAATCGGACGACACCTGGAGGGTCGCGACGGGCTCAGGCATCGGGTCGATCCTGGCTGCCGCAGCGATCGCCGTCGTTGCCCGCCGACGAGGCACCCAGCAACGCCGCCGCAGGCCCGGCCAGTCCATCCCCATGCCCGAGGGCAGTGCTGCGGACCTGGAACAGGAACTGCGGATGGCGGCCGACGAGCTCGCCGTCCAAACCGTCGACGACGCGCTGCGAGGCCTGGCGCGTCAGTGCTCCGACGCCGGTGAACCGCTGCCGGGCGTGCGGGCCGTGCGACTCACCGTCGACAGGTTCGAGCTCTACCTCGAGGAGCCCGAACGCCTCCCGGCGCCCTGGCGGGACCTCGGCGACGGCGCGATCTGGGCGCTCGACGCAGGAACGGCACTCACGCCGATGGACTCCGATGGGGTGATCCCGGCCCCGTACCCGGCGCTCGTCACCATCGGTCACGACGACGACGCCGGCCACATCTTCTTGAACCTCGAACGCATCGGGTCGCTCGGCGTCACCGGCACCGAGGCGGACGCGCGGGCGATCATCGCTGCCCTGACCCTCGAACTGGCCACGTCGGTGTGGGCGGACGACCTCCAGGTCACCGTCGTGGGCTGGTTCTCCGACGTCGAGGGCGTTCTGCGCAGCGGCCGGATCCGGTGGGTCCCCACCATCGATCGACTGCTCGACCAGCTCGGCGAGCGTGCCGACGTCGACCGTCAGGCGATCGCCGACGCAGGCGTCCGTGACCTGAGTGCCGCCCGAGCCGCCGGCCTCGTGCCGGACGCCTGGACGCCCGAGATCGTCGTCGTCGCCGACTTCATGACCGAGACGCAGAAGTCGGCGCTCGCGACGCTGACCGCTCAGGGGCCGAGGGTCGCGATCGCGGCCATCACCAGCGGCGTGAGTGTCGGGCAGTGGACGGTCCGAACGTCACCCGGCACGACACGCGCGACCCTCGACCCCATCGACATGCCCCTCACGCCGCAGCGACTGGCGCTCGAGCAGTACGACGACCTTCTGGGACTCGTCGCCCTCGCCGACCCGAGCGACCTGCACGGCGATGGCGACCTGGAACCGTCCGTCGCGCAGGTCGAGGCCCTGGCTCACATGCCGGCGTCTGACCCCGACGGGGACGACGACGGCGCGCCCGACCGAGACGGCACGGCGCCGGCCACGCTGTCCGCTCCCCGGCTCGTCGTTCTCGGCCCCGTCGACCTCATCGGCGCCGCGGGGACCGTCGAAGACTCCCGCAAGGCGCGGCTGCTCGAACTGGCCGCCTACCTCGCCCTGCACCCGAACGCGACCGCCCCCGCGATCGACGACGCCCTGTGGCCCGACCGTCGCAGCGAGGACAACCTCAACACCCGCAACACCGCGACATCGAAGCTGCGCCGGTGGGTCGGGCAGGACGAGGCCGGTCTTGACTACCTCCCGCGCCACACAGGCGGCAGCGGGTACGGGTTCGCCGAGGACGTCACGAGCGATGTCGGTGACTGGGATGCGCTGATCGCCGGAGACCCGCTGAACGCCTCGACCGAGCATCTCGACGCCGCGCTCCAGCTCGTGCGCGGATTCCCGTTCGAGGGCACCCACCGCAGGCGCTACGCCTGGTCGGAGCCGATCCGTCAACGCCTCGTGTCGGAGATCGTCGACGCTTCGTACGCCCTCACGAAACACCGACTCATGGAGGGTCGATGGCGTGCCGCGGAGGCCGCTGTCGTCGTTGGGCTTCTGGTCGACCCCGCCCAGGAGGCCCTGTGGCGGCTCCGCATCCTCGCCGCTCATGAATCCCGCAACCCCGTCGCCGAGGCCGAGGCCATCGACCGGCTGCTGGCGATCACCGAAGCGCTCGACGCCGACCTCGAACCCGAGACCGAACAACTCCTCGCCGAGCTCAAGAGCCCCGGTGGGCCGAACAAGACCCAGCTACGGGCACTATGA
- a CDS encoding TadE/TadG family type IV pilus assembly protein has protein sequence MRTAPRHRRTRHLRPTGDAERGSTSLELAVLAPALLVLLALIVVAGRVAVAHQAVEGAASQAARAASLERTATSAADRAHAVADATLANAGLHCTGTSVAVDTSGFAVPVGTPASVTATVTCTVDLDGLATPVGPTTITKTMSSAIDTYRER, from the coding sequence ATGAGGACGGCGCCGCGGCATCGGCGCACGCGACACCTCCGGCCGACCGGCGACGCCGAGCGGGGCTCGACGAGCCTTGAACTGGCCGTGCTCGCACCCGCGCTGCTCGTGCTGCTCGCGCTCATCGTCGTCGCGGGACGGGTCGCCGTCGCGCACCAGGCGGTCGAGGGCGCCGCTTCTCAGGCAGCGCGTGCTGCCTCCCTCGAACGCACCGCGACCTCTGCGGCCGACCGTGCGCACGCCGTCGCCGACGCGACCCTCGCCAACGCCGGCCTGCACTGCACCGGCACGTCTGTCGCGGTGGACACCAGCGGATTCGCCGTACCGGTCGGCACCCCGGCCAGTGTCACGGCAACCGTCACCTGCACCGTCGACCTCGATGGCCTGGCCACCCCCGTCGGCCCGACCACCATCACCAAGACCATGTCGAGCGCGATCGACACCTACCGGGAGCGGTGA